The Muribaculum intestinale genome includes the window CGCTCCAACATCAAATGTACTGATAGAAGAGTGCAAGGTATACAGCGGGCATGGCGGATTCGTAATCGGCTCGGAGATGTCGGGAGGCGTCTACAACGTGGCCGTGCGCAACTGTCTGTTTATAGGCACCGACACGGGCATCAAATTCAAGTCGACACGCGGCCGCGGAGGTGCTGTAAGTGGTATACATATCTCCGAGATAAAGATGGTCGGCATAGCCGGCGACGCCATCACGGCCGACCTGTATTATGGCCGTAAGACAGCCGGACAGCATGCGGAGCCCGTCGACGAGTCAACTCCGGTATTCGACGGCATATCGATATCCGGCATATCATGCACAGGCGCGGCAAGAGCCATATGGCTCAACGGACTGCCGGAGATGCCGATACGCAATATATCCATTTCCAACTCGACAATATCGGCGGAAGCCGGAGCGATAATCAACAACGCCGATTCAGTTACGCTCCACAACGTGACCATAAACCACTCGACAGGCTCGCGCCTTACAGTAACCAACACAGCCAACCTTACCGACCGCTGACCCATCGGCACCGACAGCAACAGTCGTGTCAACTCAAAAACGCCATTCAGCAATCTTGCTGAATGGCGTTTTTGAGTTGCAAACCTGACAATCTGAAATTGCAGAATGTGGAAGTATCCGAATAAAGGGGGAATCAGTCGTCGGCACGACGTG containing:
- a CDS encoding glycoside hydrolase family 28 protein; the protein is MECTSAALPRCNVTIRNPAYAQNGDGLDIESCSNVHVTGCTFDVGDDAICIKSGKDRAGRMRGAPTSNVLIEECKVYSGHGGFVIGSEMSGGVYNVAVRNCLFIGTDTGIKFKSTRGRGGAVSGIHISEIKMVGIAGDAITADLYYGRKTAGQHAEPVDESTPVFDGISISGISCTGAARAIWLNGLPEMPIRNISISNSTISAEAGAIINNADSVTLHNVTINHSTGSRLTVTNTANLTDR